CGCACCTCGAGCCGCACCGGGTTCTCCACCGCACGGATGTACGGCAGGATCCACATGTCACCCGGTTGCAGCACCACGGTGCCGTTGGCCGAGCCTTCGTCGGGGAAGTTGGTGATGTGGCCCGCGCCCCAGGCATCGAAGCGCCCCGCCTCCTCGGAGAAGCCGTACTGCTCCTTCACACGGAACTCGCCGCGGCTCCACGTCAGGTCGGTGCCGGCATCGGAGGTCAGGCGGATGTGCTTCGCCGCGCCCCAGAGCGCGGACGCCCGCTTCACAGCCTCCTTCAATCCCGGTGGCGACTGCAGCTTGGCCAGCACCTCGGGCGAATCGGCAATGGACAGCACACGGGCACCGGCCGCGCGCACCGTCTTCTGCCAGCCACTGAAGTTGGGCGGGTGGAACACGCAGATCAGATCGGCACTGCTGAGCGCCTCCAGCATGCCCTTGGCCTTGCCCACCACTTCGACGCCGATGCGCAACCAGTCGGGCGAGTTGCTCATGCCGATCTCGTAGGCATTGGCACCCAGGTCTTCGGCAGCGGCAAAGCCCGCCTGCACGTAGTCGCGCCGGGTGCTGCCATCGGTGAGCAGCACCACGGTCTCGCCCGGCGAGACGCGGCAGAGCTCGAACTGCTTGCGAAACAACGCAGGGATGCGAGCGGGGTTGATCTGTTGTTTGCTCATGCGATCTCTTGTCCTCTCATGCAATGGTGCAAGCCACGGTTCGTCACGGGTTCAGATGGGCTTCGACGGCTTGCGCGAACTGCACCGGCTTCTCCAGAAAGGACCAATGCCCCGCGCCCTCGATGGCGCGGTACTTGGCGCCTGGAATGGCTTGTGCGATGCGCTGGTTGAGCGGCTCGGGCGTAACGCCATCTTCGGTGCCGCAGATCACGGCGGTGGGCGCTTCGATCTGACCGGCAAAGGCGAACAGGTCCGACCCCGCCACCATGCGCGCCGCCTGGCCAAAGCCCGGCTGCCGCAGCCGCGCCAGCATCGCGCTGGCATGCTCCAGCAGCTCCGGCGATGCCGAAGCAGAAAGCAACTTCGGCGCCCTCGCCCGGGCATAGACCCAGGGATCGCTGGCATCCTGCGTGAGACGCGTCGACAGGATCTGGCTGCGCTTTTGCTCGTCGTAGCCCAGGTGACCCGAAGAACAATCGGCCAACACCAGGCGGGCGACGCGCCGCGGCCAGAGACTGGCCAAGCGCGCGGCGATCAAGCCCCCCATCGAGTGCCCCAGAACGTTCGCACGCTCCAGACCCAGGGCATCCAGCAAGTCCAAGGCCGCGCGGGCGTAATCGTCCAGCGTCGGGTCCGGCACCGCAAACGGCGTCGATCCGCCATAACCCGGCGCGTTCCAGGCCAGCAGACGCCGCCCCTGGCCCAGCGCCGAGAAGACGATGTCCCAGGCGTCTGTGCCGCCCCCCACGCCGTGCATCAGCAAGAGCGGCTCCCCTGTACCTTCGTCCCGAACCTCGACATCGCCTCCGCGCGACAAGCCCACACGGCGCAAGACTGGCGCTGCGGTTTCAACGGACATATTGGTTGTTGAAAAGGGTTTCGTATTCCTTGGAGCGGTCTGCTTCCTTGAGCAGGCCCGCGCGCACGTTGTAGAGCTCGACGTTCTTGAGCTGGTCCACGTTCACCAGGGGCACCTTGGGCGTTGCGCGCTTGAGGTATTCGACCGATTGCGCCAGCACGTCCTTGGACAGCGCGGGGAAGCGCTTGGCCAGAATGGCCTGCGTCTCGGCCGGCTTGTCGTGGATGAAGGCAGTGGCCTCCGCGAACACCTTGCCCATGGCTTCGCACAGCTGCTTCTTCTCGGCGCACACCTCGGGACGCGTGACGACAAGTTCGTGCGCGAAGGGCATGAGGTCGGAGGGGTCGCCATCGGCGCCGCTGGCCAGCATGACAGCCTTCTTTTCCACCACGGGCGGCAACGCCCACGGCAAGGTCATGCCGAATGCATCGATGCGTCCCGACTCCAACGCGGTCTGCATGCTGCTCGGGTCCATGGGCACCACCCGCAACGTGGCCGGATTGATGCCGCCGGCCTGCGCCACCAGCATCACATACGCATGGGCGATCGAGTTGACCGCGTCCACCGCAATGGTCCTGCCGGCGAGCAGCTTGGCCCGTTGTGCCAGCGGTTGCGAAGCCTGGAAGCCGGCCGCATCGGCGAGATCCTTGCGGAAGGCGATCTGCACGATCGGCCGATCGATCGTGGTGGCGATGGCCAGCATCCGCTGCCCCCGCGCAGCGGCCCGCGTGAACGAACTGCCTGAAGACTGCGTGAAGTCCGTGGCCTTGGAGACCACGGCGTTGAAGGCGCCCACGCCCTTGATGACGGTCGTCTTCACCGACATGCCGTGCTTGCCCCACAGATCGAGGTCGTCGGCGATGTAGCTCACCGTGAAGGCGAGACTGGTCGCGGGAATGGCCATCGTGGTCTCCTCGGCAGCGCTGGCCGCGTGAGGCACAAGAACACCCCCCAACAGACAACCCGCCGCCAGCCACATGCTGCGCAATAGATTCATGTCAACACCTCCATCCACAAAGGAACAAAAAAAATGGACCACGAACAACGCCAGGAGAAATCAGTTTCCGGGATCATCGTAGACCAGATAATGGGACACAGCAACAACTGAGTTACGATCGTCCCAATTTTTGAGACATCTCCTTTTCGCGTTCACACCATGTCCGATTCGCCCATACTCAAGAAAGGCCTGGAGGCCGTACAGATCGTCGCGCTGCGCGGAGAGGTTTCAGCCCGCGAACTCGCCGATGCGATGAACCTGCCCAAGAGCACGGCGCATCGGCTGCTGACCAACCTGGTCGGTGTGCGCCTGCTGCAGATGGCGCGCCGCCCCGAAGGCGACCACTACGCCCTGGGCTCCCTGGTCGGTGAACTCAGCGGCGCCGCGTTCATGTGGCGCCCTTTGGTGCAACACGCCAAACCCGAGCTGGCCGCGGTGCGCGACGACACCGGTGAGACCGTGGCCATCCACATGCTGTACGGCAACCGCCGCGTGCTGCTGGACCAGGTCGTGAGCTACCACCAGTTGCGCTGGGTCTATGGACATCACATGGCGCCCATGCCCTTGAAGGCCGGCGCCACCGGAAAGATGTTCCTCGCGATGCTCGAGCCGCACGAGCTGGAAGAGGTGCTGCGGCGCGAACTCGGCCAAGCGCAGAAGCGCGATCAGGCCAAAACCCTGGAAGCCTTGCGCGCGAAGATCGACGCCATCCGATCGCAGGGCTATTCGATTTCTGCCGATGAACTCAACCCCGGCATCACGTCCATCGCCGTCCCTGTCGTGCAACAGCAGACCGATTCGCTGCCGCGCGCAGTGATCAGCCTGGCGGCACCGAGCCTGCGCGTCACCGACGCTGCCTGCAAGCAATACGTGCGCCGGCTTCGCCAGGCCGCCAGACGCATCGCAGCATCCATGGCGGCCGCTGCCTGAGCTTCAGGTCACGCCGTCCACGCTCGACGCCAACGCCACCGCCTCGTGCAAGGCCGCCAGCTGCGCCGAGTGCTGCGCGGCCAGTTTCGCCAACTTGCGACGCCCCGCCGGCAACAGATGCACTTCCACCTGCCGGCGGTCGTGCTCGCTGGGCTTGCGCACCACCAGCCCGTGCTCCTCGCAACGCGTCACCAGCGCCACCGCGCCGTGTACCTGGGTCTGAAGGCATTCGGCCAGCTCTGAAATGCTCGCCCACTGGCGGCCCGCAAAGCCCTGCGTGTGCAGCATGAGCTGGTATTGAAGCGCGGTAATGCCTTCTTCTCGCGCCGCGTCTTCGCTGAAGCGCAAGAAACACCGCAGCTTGTAGCGGAAGTCGGACAAGGCTTCGTAACGGTGCTTTTCCAGGGATCGGTCTTTCGGGGGCATGGTCCTTCCTCATCCACGAGCCGCCGGACTATATCAGCGCGCCCGAAAAAGTTCCCTTGGCGCGCACCAGGGAAATTACTCATGTCATGATGCAATTTAGTTCATATCATGATGGACCTGACCAGAACCTGACTCAGCTGTGCACCACAGCAGCAGGTGCCTCCGCAAGCGCCCGACCCAACGGGCCGCTCTTGTTCACCCATTCCCCTCCACCATGCAAATCAAAAGCCGCAAAGACTTTGCCTCCGGCCTGATGTTCATGTTGATCGGTGCCAGCTTTGCCATCGGCGCGACCAACTACACCATCGGCAGCGCCGCCCGTATGGGCCCCGCCTACTTCCCCTTGATGCTGGGCATTCTTCTGTGCGTACTGGGCGCAGGCGTGGTCTTCTTCTCGCTGATCAAAGGGCGGGAGGACGGCGCGCCCATCGGCCGCATAGCCTGGAAACCCGTGCTGCTCATCATCGGCGCGAATCTGCTCTTCGGCATCCTGCTCGGCGGCATTCAAACCCTGGGCGTGCCGGCCGTGGGGCTCATCGGCGCCATCGTCGTGGCGGTGGTCATCGCCAGCATGGCGGCCAGCGAATTCCGCTGGCGCGCCGCCCTGGTGCTGGCCGCGGTTCTGGCCGTGGGCAGCTATCTCGTTTTCGTGCTTGGGCTGAACCTTCAGTTCCAAGTGTGGCCCCATTTCCTCGCAGGTTGAACCACCATGGAATTGCTTGACCACCTCGCGCTGGGTTTTGGTGCCGCCTTCACGCTGCAGAACGTGCTGTACGCGCTCATCGGCTGCCTGCTGGGAACGCTCATCGGCGTGTTGCCCGGCATCGGCCCGCTGGCGACCATCGCCATGCTTTTGCCCACCACGTACGCGCTGCCACCGGTGGCGGCCTTGATCATGCTGGCCGGCATCTACTACGGCTCGCAATACGGCGGATCCACGACCGCGATCCTGGTCAACCTGCCGGGCGAGTCGTCGGCGGTGGTCACCGTCATCGATGGCCACCAGATGGCCAAGAAGGGCCGCGCCGGTCCGGCGCTGGCAGCGGCGGGCATCGGCTCCTTCTTTGCCGGCAGCGTGGCCACGCTTGTGCTGGCCGCATTCGCCCCGCCGCTCACCGAGCTCGCCCTGAAGTTCGGCCCGACCGAGTACTTCGCGCTGATGGTGCTCGGCCTGATCGGTGCGGTCGTGCTCGCCTCCGGCTCCCTGCTCAAGGCGATCTGCATGATCATCACCGGCCTGCTGCTGGGCCTGGTCGGCACCGACGTGAACTCGGGCGTGGCCCGCTTCTCCTTCGACATTCCCGAGCTCACCGACGGCATCGCCCTGGTCGCCATCGCCATGGGCATCTTCGGCTACGGCGAGATCATCGCCAACCTGGCCAAACCGGAAGAGCACCGCCAGGTCTTCACGGCCAAGGTCAAGGGTCTGTTCCCGACCGCGCGCGACTTCCGCGACATGGTGCCGGCCATCCTGCGCGGCACCGCGCTGGGCTCCGCGCTGGGCATTCTTCCTGGTGGCGGCTCGCTGCTGTCTTCCTTCGCGTCATACACGCTGGAGAAAAAGATCAAGAGCCGCCCGGACGAGGTGCCGTTCGGACAAGGCAACATCCGTGGCGTGGCAGGCCCCGAATCGGCCAACAACGCGGGCGCGCAGACCTCGTTCATTCCCCTGCTCACGCTCGGTATTCCCGGCAATGCGGTGATGGCGCTGATGGTGGGCGCGATGACGATCCACAACATCCAGCCGGGTCCGCAGGTGATGACCAGCAACCCCGAACTGTTCTGGGGCCTGATCGCCTCGATGTGGATCGGCAACGCGATGCTGATCATCCTGAACCTGCCGCTGATCGGGGTCTGGGTCAAGCTGCTGACCGTGCCTTATCGCTGGCTGTTCCCCGCCATCGTGGTGTTCTGCGCCATCGGCGTCTACTCCACCAACAACAACACCTTCGACGTGTGGATGCTGGGCTGGTTCGGCATCGTCGGCTACATCTTCCACAAGCTGGAGTGCGAGCCCGCGCCCTTGCTGCTCGGCCTGATCCTGGGTCCGATGATGGAAGAGTATTTGCGCCGCGCGCTGCTCATTTCACGCGGGGACTGGAGCGTGTTCGTCACCCGCCCGATCTCGGCCACGCTGCTGGCCGGTGCGGTGTTACTCGCGCTGATCGTGCTGCTGCCCAGCGTGAAGCAGCGCCGCGAGGAGGCATTCAAGGAAGAAGGTTGATCCTCTTCACCATGCGTTCCACAAGCGCAGCTTGAGCTTCTCCCAACCCGACGCCTTGCCGCGGCGTCGGCGTTCGGCCAACACCACCGCCACATCGTCCACCGGTCGGATCGCGGCCGGTGAAAACAGCTCGGGCCGCTGCGCGAACCACTGCGCCACCACGGCATTGCCGAAGTCGCCCATGTGCACCCGGCCCCAGCGCTTGGCCCGGCGGTAGATGTCCTTGCCCGCGTAGATGCGGGCCAGGTTCTTCTCGCGGTCCTTGTACTTGGGCTTGTTCAGGTTCTGGTGCGAGAAGCGCTCGAGCTTGCGCTCGATCATCTCCATGCCGCCGAGGTAGCTGAAGTGCCAGCCGGCGTCCGGCACGTCGACGACTTCGGCAGCGGCGTCGCGCAGCTCGCCGCTGTTGCGGATGTCTTCGGCCTCATGCGCCAGCGCATAGGCGCCGCTGACCGCCACGGCCTTGCACCAGAACGGCTCGGAGACCATCAGGTAGTCGCAGTAGAAGTAGAGCATCAGCATCTCGAACACGTGCACGCTGCCGGGCGCGACCGCGCCGATCTTCTCCGGGCGGACGATCTCGTCAACGTCGGCGATGATGACCACGTCGTGCGCCGCCGCGTCGGCGTAGCCACGGCGCAAGGCATTGCGCTGGAAGCGCTCGCGGTCCCACGCGGTCTTGCAGTCCGCGAACTCGGCCGCCGACAAGCTGATGTAGCGGATCTTCGAACGGGCCCAGGCGT
The sequence above is a segment of the Hydrogenophaga sp. BPS33 genome. Coding sequences within it:
- a CDS encoding alpha/beta fold hydrolase: MSVETAAPVLRRVGLSRGGDVEVRDEGTGEPLLLMHGVGGGTDAWDIVFSALGQGRRLLAWNAPGYGGSTPFAVPDPTLDDYARAALDLLDALGLERANVLGHSMGGLIAARLASLWPRRVARLVLADCSSGHLGYDEQKRSQILSTRLTQDASDPWVYARARAPKLLSASASPELLEHASAMLARLRQPGFGQAARMVAGSDLFAFAGQIEAPTAVICGTEDGVTPEPLNQRIAQAIPGAKYRAIEGAGHWSFLEKPVQFAQAVEAHLNP
- a CDS encoding ABC transporter substrate-binding protein; the encoded protein is MNLLRSMWLAAGCLLGGVLVPHAASAAEETTMAIPATSLAFTVSYIADDLDLWGKHGMSVKTTVIKGVGAFNAVVSKATDFTQSSGSSFTRAAARGQRMLAIATTIDRPIVQIAFRKDLADAAGFQASQPLAQRAKLLAGRTIAVDAVNSIAHAYVMLVAQAGGINPATLRVVPMDPSSMQTALESGRIDAFGMTLPWALPPVVEKKAVMLASGADGDPSDLMPFAHELVVTRPEVCAEKKQLCEAMGKVFAEATAFIHDKPAETQAILAKRFPALSKDVLAQSVEYLKRATPKVPLVNVDQLKNVELYNVRAGLLKEADRSKEYETLFNNQYVR
- a CDS encoding IclR family transcriptional regulator — translated: MSDSPILKKGLEAVQIVALRGEVSARELADAMNLPKSTAHRLLTNLVGVRLLQMARRPEGDHYALGSLVGELSGAAFMWRPLVQHAKPELAAVRDDTGETVAIHMLYGNRRVLLDQVVSYHQLRWVYGHHMAPMPLKAGATGKMFLAMLEPHELEEVLRRELGQAQKRDQAKTLEALRAKIDAIRSQGYSISADELNPGITSIAVPVVQQQTDSLPRAVISLAAPSLRVTDAACKQYVRRLRQAARRIAASMAAAA
- a CDS encoding MarR family winged helix-turn-helix transcriptional regulator is translated as MPPKDRSLEKHRYEALSDFRYKLRCFLRFSEDAAREEGITALQYQLMLHTQGFAGRQWASISELAECLQTQVHGAVALVTRCEEHGLVVRKPSEHDRRQVEVHLLPAGRRKLAKLAAQHSAQLAALHEAVALASSVDGVT
- a CDS encoding tripartite tricarboxylate transporter TctB family protein, whose translation is MQIKSRKDFASGLMFMLIGASFAIGATNYTIGSAARMGPAYFPLMLGILLCVLGAGVVFFSLIKGREDGAPIGRIAWKPVLLIIGANLLFGILLGGIQTLGVPAVGLIGAIVVAVVIASMAASEFRWRAALVLAAVLAVGSYLVFVLGLNLQFQVWPHFLAG
- a CDS encoding tripartite tricarboxylate transporter permease gives rise to the protein MELLDHLALGFGAAFTLQNVLYALIGCLLGTLIGVLPGIGPLATIAMLLPTTYALPPVAALIMLAGIYYGSQYGGSTTAILVNLPGESSAVVTVIDGHQMAKKGRAGPALAAAGIGSFFAGSVATLVLAAFAPPLTELALKFGPTEYFALMVLGLIGAVVLASGSLLKAICMIITGLLLGLVGTDVNSGVARFSFDIPELTDGIALVAIAMGIFGYGEIIANLAKPEEHRQVFTAKVKGLFPTARDFRDMVPAILRGTALGSALGILPGGGSLLSSFASYTLEKKIKSRPDEVPFGQGNIRGVAGPESANNAGAQTSFIPLLTLGIPGNAVMALMVGAMTIHNIQPGPQVMTSNPELFWGLIASMWIGNAMLIILNLPLIGVWVKLLTVPYRWLFPAIVVFCAIGVYSTNNNTFDVWMLGWFGIVGYIFHKLECEPAPLLLGLILGPMMEEYLRRALLISRGDWSVFVTRPISATLLAGAVLLALIVLLPSVKQRREEAFKEEG